In the Ilumatobacteraceae bacterium genome, one interval contains:
- a CDS encoding ABC transporter ATP-binding protein — MTDGGEANHETSDRDRAKWQPLLALIRRQWKGLSLGVGVGLLWTVGKVAIPWLTGRAIDRAIEGPGSSWGWAIMIAGAGLMTGTFTALRRYVAFSQSRLTERRLREQLLEHILGLHIGYHDRAQTGQLMSRASSDLNQIQAFVVMIPLTLSNVALITAVGIVLVVIDPLLALCALAALPLLNIAAKRFSNRVHPAVRAVQQEQAQLASVVEETVSGIRVIKGFGAERVQADKLEVEADDIQRESLVAAKVRATYLPLMELLPAAGIIAVLAVGGHRVLDGQLTIGELVAFNFYVQLLVWPLRTIGMTVAFGQRATAALERIDHVLGTTPAIIDGPVVGRLPERAGAVQFDDVAFGYDVDEPVLDGFTIDIAPGTSVALVGGTGSGKSTVARLLVRFYDPQRGTIRLDGVDLRERAVHDVRRAVGLVFEDTLLFHDTVAANIAFACPEADEATIRRAAELAGAADFIDELPYGYSTILGERGFSLSGGQRQRIAIARAVVSDPKVLILDDATSAVDPSKEHEIRAAMRTVMEGRTTIVIAHRPGTIAMADRVVLVGDGRVLADGTHDELLATDDRYREVLAAAGSVEAAPTPTGGD; from the coding sequence GTGACTGACGGCGGCGAAGCGAACCACGAAACCAGCGATCGCGATCGGGCGAAGTGGCAGCCGCTGCTCGCGTTGATCCGTCGTCAGTGGAAAGGCCTGTCGCTCGGCGTCGGTGTCGGCCTGCTCTGGACCGTCGGCAAGGTCGCGATCCCGTGGCTCACCGGGCGTGCCATCGACCGGGCGATCGAAGGTCCCGGGAGCTCGTGGGGCTGGGCGATCATGATCGCGGGCGCCGGACTGATGACCGGCACGTTCACCGCGCTGCGTCGCTACGTCGCGTTCAGCCAGAGTCGGTTGACCGAGCGGCGGCTGCGGGAGCAGCTGCTCGAACACATCCTCGGGCTCCACATCGGCTACCACGACCGGGCGCAGACCGGCCAGCTGATGAGCCGGGCATCGAGCGATCTCAACCAGATCCAGGCGTTCGTGGTCATGATCCCGCTGACGCTGTCGAACGTGGCGCTGATCACCGCGGTCGGGATCGTCCTCGTCGTGATCGACCCGCTGCTGGCGCTGTGTGCGCTCGCTGCGTTGCCGTTGCTGAACATCGCCGCCAAACGGTTCTCCAACCGAGTGCACCCGGCGGTGCGGGCGGTGCAGCAGGAGCAGGCGCAGCTCGCGAGCGTCGTCGAGGAAACCGTGTCGGGCATCCGGGTCATCAAGGGCTTCGGCGCCGAACGGGTGCAGGCCGACAAACTCGAAGTCGAGGCCGACGACATCCAACGCGAGTCGCTCGTCGCCGCCAAGGTGCGTGCCACCTACCTGCCACTGATGGAGTTGCTCCCGGCGGCGGGGATCATCGCCGTCCTCGCGGTCGGCGGCCACCGGGTGCTCGACGGTCAGCTGACGATCGGCGAACTCGTCGCGTTCAACTTCTACGTGCAGCTCCTCGTGTGGCCGCTGCGCACCATCGGCATGACCGTCGCGTTCGGGCAGCGGGCGACGGCGGCACTCGAACGCATCGATCACGTCCTCGGAACCACGCCGGCGATCATCGACGGCCCGGTCGTTGGGCGGCTGCCCGAGCGAGCCGGTGCGGTGCAGTTCGACGACGTGGCGTTCGGCTACGACGTCGACGAACCGGTGCTCGACGGGTTCACCATCGACATCGCACCGGGGACGTCGGTCGCCCTGGTCGGCGGTACCGGTTCGGGCAAGTCGACCGTCGCCCGACTCCTCGTGCGGTTCTACGACCCGCAGCGCGGCACGATCCGGCTCGACGGGGTCGACCTGCGTGAACGAGCGGTCCACGACGTTCGCCGGGCCGTCGGTCTGGTGTTCGAGGACACGTTGCTGTTCCACGACACCGTCGCCGCGAACATCGCCTTCGCCTGCCCGGAGGCCGACGAGGCCACGATCCGCCGGGCGGCCGAACTCGCGGGTGCCGCCGACTTCATCGACGAACTGCCGTACGGCTACTCGACGATCCTCGGTGAGCGCGGGTTCTCGCTGTCGGGCGGTCAGCGTCAGCGCATCGCGATCGCCCGGGCGGTCGTCAGCGATCCGAAGGTGCTGATCCTCGACGACGCGACCAGCGCCGTCGACCCGTCGAAGGAACACGAGATCCGTGCCGCGATGCGCACCGTCATGGAAGGTCGCACGACGATCGTGATCGCTCACCGACCCGGCACGATCGCCATGGCGGATCGGGTGGTCCTGGTCGGCGACGGCCGCGTGCTCGCCGACGGTACCCACGACGAACTACTGGCCACCGACGACCGGTACCGCGAGGTGCTGGCCGCAGCCGGTTCGGTCGAGGCCGCTCCGACGCCGACGGGGGGCGACTGA
- a CDS encoding ArsC/Spx/MgsR family protein yields MSIAEELGVDYEAVVYRKDPPDEATLREIIAKLEDPPTDLVRRDSLFKKLELSDDDVQTIDQVVATIVANKMIMQRPLVVTADAAIIGRPKERIRELLGG; encoded by the coding sequence GTGAGCATTGCCGAGGAGCTGGGTGTCGACTACGAGGCCGTCGTGTACCGCAAGGATCCGCCCGACGAAGCAACGCTGCGTGAGATCATCGCCAAGCTCGAGGACCCGCCGACCGATCTCGTGCGTCGCGACAGCCTCTTCAAGAAGTTGGAGCTGAGCGACGACGACGTACAGACCATCGACCAGGTCGTGGCGACCATCGTGGCGAACAAGATGATCATGCAGCGGCCGCTCGTCGTCACCGCCGATGCGGCCATCATCGGCCGCCCGAAGGAGCGGATCCGCGAGCTGCTCGGGGGCTGA